A window of the Virgibacillus pantothenticus genome harbors these coding sequences:
- the ytzI gene encoding YtzI protein yields MSTAMIISIISIVVVIFVLVLSIVTISKGYAYKHEVDPMPEGQDNNQETDT; encoded by the coding sequence ATGTCGACAGCAATGATCATAAGCATCATTTCTATCGTAGTAGTTATTTTTGTACTAGTATTATCTATTGTTACTATAAGCAAAGGATATGCATATAAACATGAAGTAGATCCTATGCCTGAAGGGCAAGATAACAACCAAGAAACAGACACGTAA